Proteins encoded together in one Anopheles darlingi chromosome 3, idAnoDarlMG_H_01, whole genome shotgun sequence window:
- the LOC125955186 gene encoding translation initiation factor IF-2-like — translation MNEEEDSDATIPATPEETRENDVEVVAETPGDDSVLVVNATHSASVIELSSDEDTSIVVGENRASRRRRSQRPNQSPVAFVDLSNIPTPGPALDARQRHRRSIRVRPFDLGQNESELENRLPRVVLIPEPAAVVDLSNILIPGPAQDAYQQRVRQERGRSVAVKSRTRAAAPTAAAAAPTAAAAASTAAAAAAAPTAAAAAPTAAAAAAAPTAAAAAPTAAAAAAPTAAAAAAAVAAAAAATVVAAAAAVSNVSAAPPPVLMCPVCYEPLASKQAYSTSCGHLYCRECIAKAIEFSKKCPLCNKPLKAKGSIHRIYLTTDQRD, via the coding sequence ATGAATGAAGAGGAGGACAGCGATGCAACGATCCCAGCTACACCGGAAGAAACGCGCGAAAACGATGTCGAAGTTGTGGCCGAAACCCCGGGCGATGATTCCGTCCTCGTCGTAAACGCAACACATTCTGCCTCGGTCATAGAGCTATCCTCGGACGAGGACACTTCGATTGTGGTTGGAGAGAATCGGGCCAGCCGGCGCCGACGTTCACAACGGCCAAACCAGTCCCCGGTGGCTTTCGTCGATCTCAGCAACATTCCCACTCCCGGTCCGGCACTGGATGCCCGCCAGCGCCACCGTCGTTCGATCCGTGTCCGTCCGTTTGATCTCGGGCAAAATGAATCTGAGTTAGAAAATCGCCTCCCGCGGGTCGTCTTGATCcccgagccagcagcagtagtcgaTCTAAGCAACATACTGATTCCCGGTCCGGCACAGGATGCCTATCAACAGCGTGTCCGTCAGGAACGGGGACGGTCAGTTGCCGTGAAATCCCggacaagagcagcagcacccacagcagcagcagcagcacccacagcagcagcagcagcatccacagcagcagcagcagcagcagcacctacagcagcagcagcagcacccacagcagcagcagcagcagcagcacctacagcagcagcagcagcacccacagcagcagcagcagcagcacccacagcagcagcagcagcagcagcagtagcagcagcagcagcagcaacagtagtagcagcagcagcagcagtatcaaatgtttctgctgctccgcCACCAGTACTGATGTGCCCCGTTTGTTATGAGCCATTGGCGTCAAAGCAAGCATATTCGACCAGCTGTGGTCACTTGTACTGTCGTGAATGCATTGCAAAAGCGATTGAGTTCTCTAAAAAGTGTCCCCTATGCAACAAGCCGTTGAAGGCCAAGGGTTCCATTCATCGAATCTATTTAACGACCGACCAACGTGATTAA
- the LOC125955725 gene encoding uncharacterized protein LOC125955725 — protein MMRITSNRTAPPAATVSVGEKRSKPASCGEPSQPSHTPAQDSRKVSGFIPRYWFGCKLSSRQPTDGEQCKQSTLEVELSIPKAKRPKLPTNEQPRDLVLTFSTAPSTPSSNEDSTPAVQCPSYSVQRLRQFWNNRVLSGATVDPLSRKQKSATIAGSTTGFSAQHRKLASPQASLRFQRNGSIGRSGRRRSLLTLDKQQDRGAEAGGNGKRSSNAALLSPNRDPTLEKRKCGGSGGATTIAVGVVPAAGVRDTFPLATANPLGNQLHWARRTEVLGIRELSREEKQQQQQQPVKMPLRVEHYVNNYIGVDIQSVPDDRTTGADDGTLQQATAESSRKPVPTVVVDSPVAPPEEESLPPPHPSAATVATTSLGRKCSTPTRKISFLNNISPYNRRLLAGNGTKVAALTSKFNQMIQQDASLLEQVKRRGGYLHKSGNVAYKVLEDTGGGGGAASSSGVNELYGFASTSRNGSLGRSSLRKRNSSSGQQTGTSGAAAAAAAAASPSAGNHRMDESSDEISSVSSKNSSLRRTGVRKRPSLRKNIYRRPEWAESGHRNSSPGVRKMLEMFESAAGRKSDGGDTGKPPPGKTKPKVPDKSEQVLQKTKAGPLVKEKKSVVVVVAKESVPSRATNIKEMVKEATAEDDCESVVDGNVETTTVTTETTSVDDAQQPESRSK, from the exons ATGATGCGCATCACCAGCAATCGCACCGCCCCACCGGCGGCAACGGTGTCCGTTGGTGAGAAGCGATCGAAACCAGCGTCCTGTGGTGAACCATCACAACCCTCCCATACTCCTGCCCAGGATTCGCGCAAAGTGTCGGGCTTCATACCGAGATACTGGTTCGGTTGCAAACTATCCTCCCGACAACCGACAGACGGCGAACAGTGCAAGCAGAGTACGCTCGAGGTGGAGCTAAGCATCCCAAAGGCTAAGCGACCGAAACTACCAACAAACGAGCAGCCTCGTGATCTAGTGTTAACCTTCAGCACCGCACCATCAACACCGAGTAGTAACGAGGATTCCACACCTGCGGTCCAGTGTCCCTCGTACAGCGTTCAGCGGTTGCGCCAGTTTTGGAACAATCGTGTCCTGTCCGGGGCCACCGTTGATCCGTTGAGTAGAAAGCAAAAGAGTGCCACTATCGCCGGGAGCACCACTGGGTTCAGTGCCCAGCACCGGAAGTTAGCTTCTCCGCAGGCTTCGCTGCGGTTCCAGCGAAACGGTTCCATCGGACGCTCCGGAAGGCGCCGGTCGTTGCTCACGCTTGATAAGCAGCAGGACCGAGGTGCCGAAGCTGGCGGTAACGGCAAACGATCGTCCAATGCGGCACTGCTCAGCCCGAACCGTGATCCGACCCTCGAGAAGCGAAAGtgtggcggcagtggcggtgccACGACGATTGCCGTGGGTGTTGTGCCGGCGGCCGGTGTACGCGATACATTCCCGCTTGCGACGGCCAACCCATTAGGGAACCAACTTCACTGGGCCCGACGAACGGAGGTGCTCGGTATTAGGGAATTGTCACGCgaagaaaagcaacagcagcaacagcaaccggtcAAGATGCCACTCCGGGTGGAGCACTACGTCAACAATTACATCGGTGTGGACATACAGAGTGTGCCGGATGATCGGACGACGGGTGCGGATGATGGAACATTGCAACAGGCCACCGCAGAGTCGTCACGCAAGCCAGTtccgacggtggtggtcgattcCCCGGTTGCACCCCCGGAGGAGGAATCACTTCCTCCACCTCACCCTTCGGCGGCGACAGTGGCCACTACATCGCTCGGTCGCAAGTGCAGCACGCCGACACGCAAGATCAGCTTCCTGAACAACATCTCGCCGTACAACCGGCGGCTACTGGCCGGTAATGGCACGAAGGTGGCCGCCCTAACCAGCAAATTCAACCAAATGATACAACAGGACGCGAGCCTGCTGGAACAGGTGAAGCGCCGCGGTGGCTACCTTCACAAGTCCGGTAACGTGGCCTACAAGGTGCTGGAGgataccggtggtggtggtggtgctgccagtTCGTCGGGAGTGAACGAGCTGTACGGTTTCGCCAGTACATCCCGTAACGGTAGCCTCGGTCGGTCGAGCTTACGCAAACGGAACTCCAGCTCTGGCCAGCAGACCGGAACAtcaggcgcagcagcagcagcagcagcagcagcatcaccttcAGCTGGCAACCACCGGATGGACGAAAGCTCGGACGAGATAAGCTCGGTTTCGAGCAAAAACTCTTCGCTCCGCCGTACGGGCGTTCGGAAGCGGCCCAGCCTACGCAAAAATATCTACCGACGCCCGGAATGGGCCGAATCGGGCCACCGCAACTCATCGCCCGGGGTTCGCAAAATGCTCGAGATGTTCGAATCAGCCGCCGGGCGCAAATCGGACGGCGGTGACACTGGCAAACCGCCACCGgggaaaaccaaaccgaaggtACCGGACAAAAGCGAACAGGTGCTGCAGAAGACGAAGGCGGGACCGCtcgtgaaggagaagaaatcggtggtggtggtggtggccaaggaGAGTGTGCCAAGCCGCGCCACAAACATCAAAGAAATGGTCAAGGAGGCGACGGCGGAGGATGATTGTGAGAGTGTGGTGGATGGTAACGTAGAGACGACCACCgtaacaacagaaacaacctCAGTAGACGACGCGCAACAACCAGA ATCCAGGTCGAAGTAA